One region of Chanodichthys erythropterus isolate Z2021 chromosome 19, ASM2448905v1, whole genome shotgun sequence genomic DNA includes:
- the armc7 gene encoding armadillo repeat-containing protein 7 — translation MAGKNRFSVSDRFEFLQGLVTEFQDTDSEEAKEQVLANLANFAYDPSNMEALRMLQVTELFLDMLTEENDNFVEFGIGGLCNLSMERESRDQILQSGGVPLVISCLSSNRDETVLSAITTLMNLTTAASRAETTDSAVVQCMQRFSLTENPRLRNLASVFLQDYCTQEQVDRAREAMQGQSQSVVGIPLPKD, via the exons ATGGCAGGAAAGAATCGATTCTCTGTGTCTGACAGGTTTGAGTTCCTGCAGGGGCTGGTCACAGAGTTTCAGGACACTGACAGTGAGG AGGCTAAAGAGCAAGTGCTGGCAAACCTGGCCAACTTTGCTTATGATCCATCCAACATGGAAGCTCTGCGAATGCTCCAGGTCACTGAGCTCTTCCTGGACATGTTGACAGAAGAGAACGACAACTTTGTGGAGTTTGGAATTG GTGGTTTATGTAACCTCAGCATGGAGCGTGAGTCCCGTGATCAGATCCTGCAAAGCGGTGGAGTCCCATTAGTGATATCATGCCTGTCGAGTAACAGAGATGAGACTGTTCTCTCTGCCATCACTACATTAATGAACCTCACCACAGCTGCCTCGCGCGCTGAGACCACAGACAGCGCAGTGGTGCAGTGCATGCAGCGCTTCTCTCTCACAGAGAACCCGCGCCTCAGGAACCTGGCTTCTGTCTTCCTGCAGGACTACTGCACACAGGAACAAGTGGACAGAGCCCGAGAGGCAATGCAGGGACAAAGTCAATCAGTGGTGGGGATTCCACTTCCAAAGGATTGA